The following proteins come from a genomic window of Gynuella sunshinyii YC6258:
- the fepD gene encoding Fe(3+)-siderophore ABC transporter permease: MSLLFIPSPGSSHSLTLKARQKYCLRWLGLSSMLLLLVSVLSLLIGSKAIPFKVVVDSLLNGNIHTDSIIILQGRVPRTLLGLLAGAGLGTAGAIIQAITRNPLADPGIFGVNAGAGFAVVIGIAFFSAVSIEDYIWFAFLGACITTVIVFLIGTLAAGKTNPLKLTLAGIAIGAVLSGIASGITLLSPEVFDRTRFWEAGTLDVRNINIPATCAPFIIIGCVIALWLSRSLNALSMGEDLAASLGSRIVGIQFWGLVSITLLCGGATAAAGPIAFIGLMVPHIARWIIGPDQRWIIPLTMVMAPTLLLSSDILGRIIVTGELRVSIVTAFIGAPVLIMLVRSKKSLSML, from the coding sequence ATGTCGTTGTTGTTCATACCTTCACCCGGTTCCAGCCATTCATTGACCCTCAAAGCCAGGCAAAAATATTGTTTGCGTTGGTTGGGGCTCAGTTCAATGCTATTGCTACTGGTCTCTGTATTGAGCCTGTTGATCGGGTCAAAAGCGATTCCTTTCAAAGTCGTTGTGGATAGCCTGCTGAACGGAAACATTCACACTGACAGCATTATTATTCTCCAAGGTAGAGTCCCCAGAACCTTACTGGGTTTGCTGGCTGGCGCAGGGCTGGGAACCGCTGGGGCAATCATACAGGCCATTACCCGTAATCCTCTGGCGGATCCGGGGATTTTCGGTGTCAATGCGGGAGCCGGTTTTGCGGTGGTCATCGGCATCGCATTCTTTAGTGCGGTCAGCATTGAAGACTACATCTGGTTTGCCTTTCTGGGAGCATGCATCACCACCGTCATAGTGTTTCTGATCGGCACCCTTGCCGCAGGTAAAACCAACCCACTCAAATTAACCCTGGCAGGCATTGCCATTGGTGCAGTACTCAGCGGTATCGCATCAGGTATTACACTGCTCAGTCCCGAGGTATTTGACCGCACCCGTTTTTGGGAAGCCGGTACTTTGGACGTCAGGAACATCAATATTCCTGCAACCTGTGCACCGTTTATTATCATTGGCTGCGTTATCGCCCTATGGTTATCACGCTCACTCAATGCATTGAGCATGGGTGAGGATCTGGCCGCCTCTCTGGGCTCTCGGATCGTCGGCATTCAATTCTGGGGACTGGTCAGCATTACCCTGCTTTGCGGAGGTGCCACTGCCGCTGCCGGCCCCATTGCGTTTATCGGACTGATGGTTCCACATATCGCCCGCTGGATCATCGGCCCCGATCAGCGCTGGATCATTCCACTGACCATGGTGATGGCGCCGACACTATTACTGTCATCAGATATTCTCGGCCGAATCATAGTGACCGGGGAATTGCGTGTTTCCATCGTAACAGCCTTTATCGGCGCTCCCGTACTGATCATGCTGGTACGATCCAAAAAGTCCCTGAGCATGTTATGA
- the entS gene encoding enterobactin transporter EntS, with amino-acid sequence MAKSIFLDFSLLKTNPEFRAIFIARLMSVLGIGMLNVAVPVQIHALTGSTLQVGLAVALDGIGMFLGLMLGGVLADRWDRRKLILFSRFTCGIGFVGLAVNSFYSEPSVLAVYIVALWDGFFSAIGMTALLASLPHLVGRENIPAAGALSMLIVRVGSVVSPAIAGVVIVAAGVSWNYTLAAIGTLATLLSLVRLPPMKPDIPEQPEHPIRSLIGGFQFVLTHRIVGSVVALGTVEALVSSIRVLFPALAMAAFGGGPFEVGLMYSAVPLGATIGALTSGWVRDASRPGVIMLTTALLMFLTVMLMSTISYLLLMLMALALLGYLGSIGSLLQYSIVQGHTPDHMLGRINSFWTAQDVVGDSAGALGIGILGRILAPLMTLMTFGLTTFSLGMLMAVSFRSLRRASLNDPAMQEVAMVSEEVPANG; translated from the coding sequence ATGGCTAAATCAATTTTTCTTGACTTCAGTTTACTGAAAACCAACCCGGAATTTCGCGCCATCTTTATCGCCCGTTTGATGTCCGTTCTCGGCATCGGTATGTTGAATGTTGCGGTACCTGTGCAGATTCATGCATTGACCGGATCGACACTACAGGTAGGTCTGGCTGTGGCGCTTGATGGTATTGGTATGTTTTTGGGGCTGATGCTGGGTGGGGTGCTGGCGGATCGCTGGGATCGCCGCAAGCTGATTTTGTTTTCTCGTTTTACCTGTGGTATCGGGTTTGTTGGGTTGGCCGTCAATAGTTTTTATAGTGAGCCATCGGTGTTGGCAGTCTATATCGTTGCCTTGTGGGATGGTTTTTTCAGTGCTATTGGCATGACAGCGTTGCTGGCTTCGTTGCCCCATCTGGTTGGGCGCGAAAATATTCCTGCCGCAGGGGCGCTGAGCATGCTGATTGTTCGGGTCGGCTCGGTTGTATCACCCGCTATTGCCGGGGTGGTGATCGTCGCAGCAGGCGTCAGTTGGAATTATACCCTTGCCGCCATAGGGACGCTGGCCACGCTATTGTCTCTGGTGCGTTTGCCACCGATGAAACCTGATATTCCTGAGCAGCCGGAACATCCGATACGTTCTTTGATCGGAGGGTTTCAGTTCGTTCTGACTCATCGCATTGTTGGTTCGGTTGTAGCGCTGGGGACTGTGGAAGCGTTGGTCAGTTCTATCCGCGTGCTGTTTCCGGCGTTGGCGATGGCGGCATTTGGGGGAGGCCCGTTTGAAGTGGGGCTGATGTATTCTGCAGTACCGCTGGGGGCTACCATTGGTGCGTTGACCAGCGGTTGGGTGCGAGATGCCTCCCGTCCTGGCGTGATCATGCTAACCACTGCATTGCTGATGTTCCTGACGGTCATGTTGATGAGCACGATCAGCTACTTACTATTGATGCTGATGGCCCTGGCGCTGTTAGGTTATCTTGGTTCGATAGGTTCGTTGCTGCAGTATTCCATTGTTCAAGGGCACACACCTGATCATATGCTGGGACGTATTAATAGTTTCTGGACTGCTCAGGATGTGGTTGGTGATTCTGCTGGAGCTTTGGGGATTGGTATTTTAGGACGGATACTGGCACCGCTAATGACGTTGATGACCTTTGGTCTGACGACTTTCTCGCTTGGCATGCTGATGGCCGTCAGCTTTAGATCCCTGCGTCGGGCCAGTCTGAATGATCCTGCGATGCAGGAAGTTGCCATGGTTTCCGAAGAGGTACCGGCAAACGGTTAG